Within Acomys russatus chromosome 7, mAcoRus1.1, whole genome shotgun sequence, the genomic segment GCTCTCAAAGCCCGTGTCTGGGTTCCTACTCTCCAGGGGCTGGCAAAATTTCTTACATCATCCAGTCAGAAGACACATTCCGGGTTATGCCTGGAGGTCACAGCTGGGAAGGACTTCACATGGAGGGGGCATCCTCCGGAGAAGCCAGCACCCAAGAGCGCCGAGCAAGGAGGTGGAGCCCACAGTCCCCAGTGCCTTGGAGTCTCCAGATTTTATGATTACTTAGCAAGGTGGCAGCTCACAGGGTGGCTGCCTTTGAGAAGACAGTTTGCAGTAGTCACAGATACCAGAGTGGGCAGCCATGCTCCCCATCATCCTCAGGAGGCACAGAGAAAGGTAGCACCCCCTCGCCCCCCCTCCCCTGGTGAAAATTCTTTTGTAGTTTCCGCAGGAAGCAACAGGTGAGTCAGAGTAAACAGGCTAGAACTGGGCAGTGTGAAATACTTAAGTGCACTCTGGTATGTAGAAACTGTCTTTAGCAATAGTCTAACCAGCCCGTGCCCACctatagatttcttttcttttctttaaagatttatttattatgtatacagtattctgcctgcaggacAGAACAGGGtgccagatcccattatagatgcttgtgagccaccatgtggttgctgggaattgaactcatgatctttggtttttttttttttttttaaacaacacatttttattgaaaaataaaataactcatattacatctcattttctatcccatcccatgcatcctcccattcctccctccctcccacttttgcccccttccccttccctatgactgtgactgagggggacctcttccccctgaatatgatgctagtgtatcaagtctcttcttggtagtctgctatccttcctccgagtgccattgggcctccccatcaaggggacatggccaaatatggggcaccagagttcgtgtgaaagtcagtccccagtctccacttaactgtggagaatgttctgtcccttggctagatctgggtaggggtttgatgatgactgcacgtattatccttggttggtgccttagatcgagcagaacccctgggcccgaactcatgatctttggaaaagcagtcagtactcttaatctctgagccatctctccagccccctgccccccaacctgTAGATTTCTAAGTCTCTAATATACTCCCTAGGTGCCCTAGGTTAGAGGAAAATGGTAGGTATCATCTGTGCTTCCCCCAAGGAAGTTTATACATTTCCTGTTTCTGGGTTCTGGGTCCTTAGAGGGCTACTAGTGATGGCATTATGGGAAAAAGAATGATCTCAATGCTGCACAAAGGAACACACGGACAGAATGAAAGTAACTTGGGAAGGCAATTTCTTTTTTGCAGAAAACATGAGCCAGAACCCAAAGCTAGCTAGTGAGTACACTCAGGCAAGATGGCCTCCGTCTTTTATCTCTCATTGTAGGTGGTGAGTCTCATCACACTGGTGGGAACTTGATTCATGATCTGTGATTGGCTAgtcagtgcaaaaaaaaaaaaaaaaaaaaaaaaaaaaaggaagaaaaaaaaaaaaaaaaaaaaaagaaaagaaaaaaaaagaaagaaaagaaaagaaaaaaaaaagggagagcaGGGCTCAGGAAATATGGGCCCTTGCTGGGCTAACTACCTTTCATAGAAAACACTATTTCTCCATAGCACACCCACCCCCTGTACACTAGGCACCCTGTAACTAAATGTGACCCTCGTCCTTGAGGATCACACATTCCTTCCCCGGAAACTCCCTCCAGTCTGCCTCAGTGTCTCTTTTAAGGACGGAGGCTGAGACCGATTAACATTTGTGTCCTGTGACTGGGCTGGGGGCATTCTGCGGCCTGGAGCCGGAAGCCCGATGTGGGGGGCCAGTTAGGCTTGGACTCCATTTGAAAAGCACTtactgggaggaagagagaggggtaggaagaggaggaggaggagaggaggaagagcaacGGGGACCGGGGTGGGGGGGCGCGCTTGCCTTGGGTAGAAGCCTGCCCAAGAGGACTCCAATCTCGGTCATAGTATTGGCTGCCCTAGAACCTGGCGTGCTCAGAGTAAGCGTGAATGAAGAGCAGATGTTGAGGCAGCAGGCTCTGTGACACAGTTAATCCCGTCCCTGGGTCTAGCCACTGTTTGATTTTGAAGTCAGTGACACGAACCAGTAAATTCTCTACACATTTGCAGAAGTCAGTTTAAATGTCActgtaagcaaaaaaaaaaaaaaaaaaagaaaaagcatcacaCAGCTCTTTCAGGGCAGGCTTGGGAGTTAGGAAAGTCAGGTACATCTCCACACCGAGGCCGCATTTCCTCTACTGCACATCTGAAAGAGCTCAGGCATGTCCCAAACATACACTGTGTGTCCCCAGATGTCAAGAACCAGTGCAGTGACTCAGTGGAGAGTGTGTGATGTCTGGATGAGCGGCCATAACCTTCTGACACTGCTGGCTAGGCTCCTAGAGCGCCATTCTGTTCTCCCCAGTGTTAAGTCCAAAGCGGGCTCCCAAAATGGCGGTGCGGCTGACAGCGTCCTAAATGACAGCCTGGTCTCAACTCAGGCTGGACTCTgagtggggaaatggaaggatgaCAACCAGGTAAACAAAAACCTAACTCAGAATTCCCAGAAATCTAGtgagggccgggcatggtggcgcacgcctttaatcccagcattccggaggcagaggcaggtggatctctgtgaattcgaggccagtctagtcaacaaagcgattccaggataGCAAGAActacaagagagaccctgtctcgagaaaccaaaccaaacccaaaaaacaaaaacagaaatctaGGGGTGTTTCTGTTTGTCAAGGAAAGCCATTGCTTCCTTATCCACCCGCAATGGTCTACTCCCTTAGGCAAAGGGCATCTAGGTTTGATTAACCCGAACAGCCTGAAACAGGTCAAGGCCCTTATGCTAAATCCTAGACTGTTTTGGCCCATACCTCTCCTACCTCCCCCCATAAAACTGAAGAGGCCCACTGTTCTCTgccacccccgacccccaccctaGGCTGCCCAACAGTGTGATTCCtcctcctaaaactgtctttctacCCACGAACTGTCGGGTTCCGTGGTTTCACTGAGTGTTTGTTTACAAACCCAGGGCATCATGAAAAATTTCAGAAACGTGCACCTGCTCTCTATtcagatagtgtgtgtgtgtatgtgtgtgtatgtgtgtgtgtgtgtgtgtgtagagagagagaccaaTGAAGCTGAGTTAGGTCTGGAAATGTGATGGGATGACACACTCAGGTAGAAACAACTTGTGAGCAAATGCCAGAGTGTCAAATGCCACTGGGTTCCAAGGACATAGCAGTAAGAAAATGCTTTTCTATTTCTCGGAAACTGCTGCCCAGACAAAGCCCGCCCATGGCGGACATTTTCTAAAGATCCCGGAAGAAATGGGGTGGCGTTACCCTGTCTTGTTAGTGggttagttagggtttctctgtgtagccttggctgtcctggactcactttgtagaccaggctggcctcacagagaactgcctgcctctgtctccctgagtgctggaacaacaggcatgtgccacctcacccggcTTCATAttgcaagttttaaaataatagtttataaaattaaaataaaaaaggaagttgATCAAGTTTCCCTGGCCAGCACTTAAGTCCCTTGGTCACTGGGAGCCACAGCTGGTCATTCTTCTAGGCAGCCCAGTGTCTAGCTGAGACCCCAGTAGCCTATTGCTAAAGATCATAGACTCTGCAGTCTTAGCATTTTTGCCCAAGCAATTCTTTCATAAATGTGTGCAGACTAAGCATTCCCTTCTCTAAGCTGTGACAACCAAAGCCTGCAGACATCAGCCAATATCCTTTTGAAGGTCTCTGGCTGAGAACTACCACTGCAGAGGGAGATATGGGACATAGGGAGATATGGGACATAGGGAGATATGGGATATAGGGAGATATGGGACATAGGGAGATATGGGATATAGGGAGATATGGGATATAGGGAGATATGGGATATAGGGAGATATGGGACATAGGGAGATATGGGACATAGGGAGATATGGGACATAGGGAGATATGGGACATAGGGAGATATGAGACATAGGGAGATATGAGACATAGGGAGATATGGGACATAGGGAGATATGGGATGTAGGGAGATATGGGATATAGTGAGATATGGGACGTAGGGAGATATGAGACATAGGGAGATATGGGACATAGGGAGATATGGGATATAGGGAGATATGGGACATAGGGAGATACGGGATATAGGGAGATATGGGACATAGGGAGATATGGGACATAGGGAGATATGAGACATAGGGAGATATGGGACATAGGGAGATATGGGATATAGGGAGATACGGGACATAGGGAGATACGGGATATAGGGAGATATGGGACATAGGGAGATATGGGACATAGGGAGATATGAGACATAGGGAGATATGGGACATAGGGAGATATGGGACGTAGGGAGATATGGGATATAGGGAGATATGGGACATAGGGAGATATGGGACATAGGGAGATATGAGACATAGGGAGATATGGGATATAGGGAGATATGGGACATAGGGAGATATGGGACATAGGGAGATATGGGACATAGGGAGATATGGGATATAGGGAGATATGGGACATAGGGAGATATGGGACATAGGGAGATATGGGATATAGGGAGATATGGGACATAGGGAGATATGGGATATAGGGAGATATGGGACATAGGGAGATATGGGATATAGGGAGATATGGGATATAGGGAGATATGGGACATAGGGAGTATGGATAGGGAGATATGGATATAGGGAGATATGGAATAGGGAGATATGGACATAGTAGGGAGATACGGGATATAGGGAGATATGGGACATAGGGAGATATGGGACATAGGGAGATATGGGATATAGGGAGATATGGGATATAGGGAGATATGGGACATAGGGAGATATGGGATATAGGGAGATATGGGACATAGGGAGATGTGGGGATGGCTTTCTCTACcatgtcctttctttcctccttgcacgcagaagagggtgtcaaggATACCAACTTAGGAGCCAGGTGGACCCAACTCCAAATTCCAAATGGTTCCACATGAACCATAATTCCTTTCTGCTGAACAGCTGGTTTGGATGCTAGGAGCGTAGAAGTAGGAGGTGAGAAAAAAGTTCAGCACAGTTTTGAGAATCCCTTCCCTGGAGGTATTAAACAATGTCGACTCCCCATAAAGGCCCAACAACAAGCCCAAATAATGTTTCTGCCAGGGCCTACCATAGGGAGCTCATGTGTTCATTGGGCTTTCTTGAGCATGGATggttaaaaaactttttttttttaatacatttttttttttttgagacagggttcctctgtgtatccttggctggcctagaaatcagagatccacctgcctcctgagtgctgagatcaaaggcatgcatgACCACTGCCGGGCTTACTTTCAATTTTGTAGATAGCAGAGAATACAAATCCAATCCAGACCCCCAGATGGTAACAGAAGGATTTACTTTACTTCACGGGTTCACTCTTCATGGTAGGAAGGAATGGTGGAGCAAAGAGCTCACATGAGGATGGCCCGgaagggaacagagagacagggacagggacaggcagagaggatgCCTGTGCTGGcggcccctccttctccctcttatTCCACCCCAAATCCCCAGCCTacagaatggtgctgcccacccTGAATGGATCTTCTCCTTCCTTAGACCTTTCTAGAAGAGCCCTTGCAGACACAAGGGAGAGCACACGTCATGAATGTCCTAGTCCGTCCCATTGACCACCAAGATTAACCACCGGGTTGAAGGGGGAAGCATCGCCCTATTGGCCTGTGAGGCAAACAGATGTCCACTGTTGTCCTCCACATGATTGTCCTTAAGCACCTACTATGTGGAAGCACTGGGCTTATCCCATTTCATGCTCTCAACCATacaatatttatcaccctattTTCCACATGAACACAGGGGGTCTCAGACCTTAGTCCCTTGTCTAGATTGGGTACCCAGCTGAACTGGCAGAGCAGGGACACAACCTGCCTCAGAGAATCTTATTTTTATGCAGGGAAAGCATATGCCAGTGCGACCATTAgccctttatttattattattgtatatgtatgtgtgtgtgtgtgtgtgtgtgtgtgtgtgtgtgtgtgtgtgtagggaataGAGGAGCGTAGAGGCCAGTCTATGTTTAGACAACATGGCACTGGTATGGATATCTGAGCATGGGCcaatgtgcaaaaaaaaaaaaaaaaaaaagtatgaatatGGCCTATAGGTTAGAAAGGAGAGCTGTTACCTTCACCTCTGCCAACCTGTCCGCCTGTGTCTGTCTGGAGACCCATGTGCCTGCCTACTTCCCTGTGGCCTGTATGTCAGTCtaagtgtgtgcttgtgtctgcCTGTGTCCTGGTGCATGTTTGCCTAGTGGCCCATGTGCTAGTCAATAAAGCTCGGGACTAGGATAGTCTTCTCTGTCTATCATCTTTGCGTTCTCTTCCCAGCCTGCGGTGACCCTTGACCTCAGTGTGCGGGggtgtatgtgtaccacacacGTGTCAGAAGATAACATTGTGGAATCGCATCTGCCCTCCTAACTTTTTATAGAAATCAAGGGTTTGCATGGCGAACATTGAGCCACGGGTGACCCCCAGACACTCTACATAGCCAGGTGTAATGTTGAACTGTTGATTCTTTTACTTCtacttttcaagtgctgggagtacagaaaCGTGGCACCGTGTAGTTTATGCAGCTCTGGGTCCTGAATTCAGGGCTCCATGCTTGAGCTCCAGGTCATGTTAGGCCTTAGCGTGTCTTTGATTAGAAGGCTCTGCGTCTCCAAGATGCATACTGCCATCTGCTGGATCAGTCAAAGCAAAGACACAAATCTATAGCACCGATAGCGTGAACAGAACTCCTTCAGAAGCAGGCTGACTTGGCGCAGAGCACAACCAACACAGATGGAAACACCAGCCTCCATGTAGGAGACAGTCACTGAGATCAGATGTTTATTGTCTTGTAGTTCGATAAATAACTTGGGTTCTTGGAACGATGACCTTTGTGGCCTCTGGAATAGGGAAGTGTTGGATGCCCAGAGTTGATTGGTTTGGGTTCACAAGCACCAGATCAAGGGAGAAGGAAAGTTTTTCTTCGTCTTGCTTTTCTTGGTTCTTAAGTTGGGTCTTGATCCTTGGCTTTGTGGCCCATGCAGAACATAGCTTTGAGGCCACTGAAGAGGATGTCTTCACAACTGATGCAGAGGGTACCTTCAGGATATTTGCAGAAGGTATCCTCATGGCATCTGCAGAGGGTATCCTCATGGCATCTGCAGAAGGTACCTTCAGGATATTTGCAGAGGGTACCCTCATGGCATCTGCAGAGGGTACCCTCATGGCATCTGCAGAAGGTACCTTCAGGATATTTGCAGAGGGTACCCTCATGGCATCTGCAGAGGGTACCCTCATGGCATCTGCAGAAGGTACCTTCAGGATATTTGCAGAGGGTACCCTCATGGCATCTGCAGAAGGTACCTTCAGGATATTTGCAGAGTGTACCCTCATGGCATCTGCAGAGGGTACCTTCATGGCATCTGCAGAGGGTACCCTCATGGCATCTGCAGAGGGTACCCTCATGGCATCTGCAGAAGGTACCCTCATGGCATCTGCAGAAGGTACCTTCATGGCATCTGCAGAGGGTACCTTCATGGCATCTGTAGAAGATACCTTCAGGATATTTGCAGAGGGTACCTTCATGGCATCTGCGGAGGTTACCTTTACAACTGATGGAGTGTGTGCATTCCTGGGATAGCACAGGGCTGGGCAGACATTCTTTCTGACTGCACATGCTATGGAATCCTTGTGGATACAGGTTTCTGTGGCCTCAGGGATAGGGACATGTATCTGTGGCTCTGGGTCCAGAAGCTTACTTGA encodes:
- the LOC127192044 gene encoding uncharacterized protein LOC127192044; protein product: MMTTKDIFPAYKPLTYVLLPTSSEASKPTTKSSKANKSKGSFFKTQGPVKTLSKWFIENCGFFLYEPKNFYCLDLCPLASSKLLDPEPQIHVPIPEATETCIHKDSIACAVRKNVCPALCYPRNAHTPSVVKVTSADAMKVPSANILKVSSTDAMKVPSADAMKVPSADAMRVPSADAMRVPSADAMRVPSADAMKVPSADAMRVHSANILKVPSADAMRVPSANILKVPSADAMRVPSADAMRVPSANILKVPSADAMRVPSADAMRVPSANILKVPSADAMRIPSADAMRIPSANILKVPSASVVKTSSSVASKLCSAWATKPRIKTQLKNQEKQDEEKLSFSLDLVLVNPNQSTLGIQHFPIPEATKVIVPRTQVIYRTTRQ